ACCAAtatgatctgaaccgctcattatttttaaaataattttttaagagtatCTGTAAAAAACCAACTTGATAAGATATCagtaagggctttttcagaaataGCAGGGCGAATCAGGCTGTTTCATCctactatttttgaaaaagcctttaccgatatcctattgagtttattttttttacagaaactcttaaaaattattttaaaaataatgagccgTTCAGATCATATTGGTGGACCCGAGATGGATCCCATAAAAATGTATATGCAAGATTTCTGTAAAAATGTATGTGTCCTTAGATTTATTGCTTTATGCTACTTTTTGGCTTGAGATCCTCTGTGACTCTGTCCTACTCGTGTCTGTCCGAATCCCTGTCCCACCcccccttcccctccccccccccaaATTATTTTGGTCCCCTAcctctatttctttttcaagggttttgctACTAACCGCCCACGGGCGTTAAAGTTGGACGGATGAAATGACTTCTACTTACATGCAAAAAACCCACGTGTTCTGTGTTTGATTACTTTCAACGAGTTTTTCAAGAATTGCAAGGACTCTTTTGCATAGGGTGTTAATGACTATTTTAGCCTTGCCTTTTCGTCACTTTAAACTCTGTAGTATGTATTtctcactttttctctctctaacttatAGGTCTTCGACCccgtttgttttgggatttccCATAAACACTATGTCCACCGACTGGCGTGTGGGATCCATTCCAGGTTCTGCATGAATGATCCGAAcagtttaaaaattttaaaaaaaaatcccaggGGCCTTGGTGAGGATCGGCTTAATTCGATATGTGTAGATGCTCGATCTAAGCTTTCCGTTCttgaaaaattgggaaaaaaaaagataagattTTTCGATTTTCAAGAATGGGAAgcttggatcgagcatctacaTGTATCGGATTGAGCCGATCCTTGCTTAGGCCCACttggattttttaaatttttttttgaacggctcggattatccgTGCGGGGTCTGGAGTGAGTGGGCTCCACACGCCGATCGGTGGCCGGCCACTGACTCCCCCGTCGGTGGACGTAGTGTTTCCGTTTTGAAtatggatttgtaggtaatgacaATAAGATTTTGTCCTCCTTAGCTTTTAAGGGAGCTTTTTGGCAATGTTCAATTTCTTTTTGCGTTTTTTAGTCTTGTATCAAACTGTGTGTTATTGGTgacaaatcaaaaaagtaaaaatatttttgtgaggCCTATgttgggtcccacaaagatgatccgaattgctcatttttaaaaaaaaaaaattttaagagttcatgtaaaaatcaactcaatcggaTATTGGTAAGagcttttttattcaaatttttcaacacttttccttttaaaatttcaaagtataaaatattaatatttcaTTAAACATATTCACCATTGTTCTTAGGTTAAGGTAATAAAAATGTCACTTGCATTATtctaatttcataaaatattaATGTGCATATATGcgttaaaaaatgaaattgaatcAGACAAAGTACATAGACCGGATgtgaatggagagagaagagagagaggtgctTGGGGTTAATTTGGTAATTTGATTCATCTATTCCAATTTGATTTGACTTAGATTGTCGTCTGGTAAGAAAGCTGCAAGGTTTTgggaaacaaaaatgctagacaCACAACCACTCCCACACAACAACTCACACAACCGCTGATGTCATGCTGACGTCAGcgcaaaacgacgtcgttttgataattaaaaaaaagaagaaggtctCGGAACAGAGAAACCCcccttttccctttccctttctcgTTCCCTCCATTTTTTATGCTCAAAACATTCAAAGAGGCTCCCACCACCATTGACGACCACGGTATTCTTCCCACGACCAccggcgaccaccaccaccacggaTTTCTGAGAACTCCAACGTTGTTACACCCACCACGAGTTTGATTCTGGGTTGATTTTATTGGAGTTAGGGTTTGTTTGAGAGTTGAGctcaatctctccctctctgacTCGTTTTTTTAGGGATTATTTACTGAAGAGGACGAAGAAGATAACTACtgaaggtatctctctctctgtatttttTCTGGACTGCAGAAAATTcgtatgtgtacatatatatttttttgtaattatgCATTTTGATTCTTACTAGATCAGGACTTTACTGGTACATATAGAATGGAATTTTAGATACAATTCAACAAACCCTAGCCTGAATATAGAATGGAATTTTAAAATTCCATTCGaatgtgtatttttttcttactaGAATGGAATTTTAGCCTTAGATTGTTCGAGTTGTTTACACTAGTATGTAGTTGACACAGCTTCTGGTGCTAAGTTGAGAACAAAGCCACAACAATTAAAATTTCAGTACAGATTTCACTTTGCATGCTATAATACATGTTTACATATTTTGGTACATCTCTTGCTCACATGAGAAAATGGAGAAGCCGTATCTACTTGTCAAAGGTTATCCTGGTCTCATTTTAGTATTAAGTAGAGAAGCTATAAGTGGTTTAAGTTTAGAATATTGAAAggaccgtttaaagtaaaagtATGTGTATGTGCATGACATATAAGTGGTTTCGGTTTTGACTACATGCATGTTCAAATTGATTTGCACTTGCGAATAATGTTATATTGTATACAAAATTTCGGCTTAGTCTTCTTGTATCTTATATTGTTGTTCAATCTATTTATTGCATTGTCAGTTGATTATATCTCTATATAattgtctcatttttttaacCACTAGATGATGTCGTCGGATTCTGTTCCATCGGCAATGCCTCCAAACAAAGAGTgtgtagaagaagaagaggtatGGAGTGGAGACCATGAAGACGAACAAGAGGTATAGAGTAGTCCTTCAAACAAAAAGTGTGGTGAAATAGATACTAGCAGAGTTGGGAAGGAGGCAACAGAAAATTATGAAGATGAAGTTGAAGAACCGAAAGAGGGAATGACCTTTGACACATCGGAGGAAGCTTATTCATATTACTCAAGATATGCTaaagaaaaaagggtttgcTGTGGCAAAAAGAACATCGAGAAAGGGAAAAGATGGAAAGTTGAAGGATTTAACTATAGCATGCAGTCGTGCTGGAAAGGCAAGGGTGACAACAAGCAATCCGGTCAAACCACGGCCACAATCAAAAATTGATTGTCAAGCTCATGTTACCATTGTGTTGCACCTGAATGGAAAGTGGAGGTTAAACCGGGTTGCTTTAGTTCACAATCATGAATAGAGTCCAGGAAAAGGCAAGGTATTTGAGAAGCAATAGGGTACTCGATGAACACGTGAAAAGAAAACTTGAATTGAATGATAAAGTTGGGATCAATCTGAACCAAACTTATACCTCACTTCAGATTGAGGCTGGGGGACCTGGTAAGCTTCCATATATCCAGAAAGATTGCCGGAATCATGTGGATAAAGTGCGTCGTTCACTACTTGTGGAAGGAGATGCTCAAGTGATGCACAATTATTTCATGAAGATGAAAGCCGATAATTCTGACTTCTTTTTTGCAATGGATTTGGATGATGAGGGTTGACTAAGGAATGTCTTCTGGGCTGATGCAAGGAGTAGGGCAGCTTGTAAGGAATTCGGTGATGTTGTGACCTTTGACACAACTTACTTGGTAAACAGGCATGACATGCCTTTTGCTCCATTTGTAGGCGTGAATCATCATGGCCAGTCTATTTTATTGGGATGCGCGCTCATCTCTCATGAAGACATGGAGTCATTTTCGTGGTTATTTAAGACTTGGAAGATATGCATGTGGGATTGTGCTCCGAAAGCAATTATTACCGACCAATGTATGGCCATGAAGAATGCCATAGAAGATATATTCCCTAACACCCAACATCAATGGTACATATGGCATATTATGAAAAAGATCCCAGAAAAGTTGAATGGGTGCAATGCCTATGAGAATATTAGTTGGTGTATGCGTAGGGCAGTTTATGCTTCACTTACCATAAAACAAtttgaggatgcttgggatGTGTTCATCAAGAAGTACGAGCTTCAAAGTAACACATGGTTAGAGGGGTTGAATTTGGAGAGGAAACGGTGGGTGCCTGCTTATTTGAATGATGTTTTTTGGGCGGGGATGTCATCCACACAAAGAAGTGAGAATATAAATGCGTATTTTGATGGTTATGTTCATTCAAAAACGACCCTGAAACAATTTGTAGGACAGTATGAAAATGCATTGGGGAACAAGGTGGAAAGTGAAAATCAAGCAGATGCGAAAAGTTAGAACACTTTCATCCCGTTAATGACCAAAGATGAGTTGGAGAAGCAATTTCAAAGTGGTTCACCCATGCAAAGGTTAAGGAGTTTCAGAAATAATTTTTCGATAAAATTCACTATTTTTGTGATAAGCCGGCTAAAGTTGATGATATCGGGTCCGAACATGAGATAAATGAGTGGGTTACATATGgcaaaggagaagagaaaaagagaattcAAGTGGCATTTACTGTTAATTTCAATGCTGAAACCAATGAAACACATTGTAATTATCGATTGTTCGAGTCTAGAGGAATGGTGTGTAAACATCAACTATTTATGTGGCATCAAAAGGGAATTGAAAGAGTGCCTGACAAGTATGTGTTGAGAAGATTGtgtaaaaatgtgaaaatggtCCACACAAAAGTTCGAATCTGTTACGATAAGTCGTCAACGTCAATTGAAGCACGTCGGCATGACAACATGTGCAATATCTTTAATGAAGTTGCTGATTTAGTGGAAGAATCTCAAGAAAAGTATGATATGGTGATGAAACGGGTACACGAGCTAAAACGAGAGCTGATGGAAGCTTCGGTTGTTTGTGAAAGTAATGTGGTTTCACTTGGTGATGACACGGGTACTCGTAAAAGTTCTTTTTCACTTGGAGATGGGGTTATACCTCCTAAACAGAGCACGAACACACTTGACCCGGAAGGTCTTCGACGAAAAGGGAGACCGCTGTGCAAAAGAAAGATCGGTGCTGTGGAAAAAGCTGTTACGAAGAAAAGACAAACATCTAAGAAGCCATTGTCCAACGAAAAATCCAAGGCATAAGTTTTTTACGATTCGTTGCTTACTAGTTAATATGGACATATAGATTTGTTCGATGAATGTGTAATAGTTATATTATTTGCTAATTTCAGGAGGTTGAGGAGATTGCGGTTAGCCACCATATCGGGACACAAGAGAGTATCGTAAATGTAAAtgtaagaaattttattgactTCTTGCATAATTTCGATCATGTGCCATGTAATTGTtattcaaaatacttttttttttatgggcaaAGCCACCCAAGCTACATGGGACACTCATTGTGGCCAAACATGATACCCCATCCCATGCGACCAAATATGGCACAATGCGGAagcattttcccatttttcccAACTTTGTGCCCCACCGGAACAAGTTTGAACCAATTTATGCCTTTTTTTCCAAGTTCACAAAGCTTATTAAATGGTCAAGTTTGGATGGGTCAATCAACTATTGCGGGTAGTGAAGGTTGGGGAGGAGGACAATTAGGTATTTTGAAAGCTCAAGGTCAGTATTGGGGAGGACCACAACCAAGTATGCTAGAAAGTCAATGGCAAGGATGCGGAGGACAACAAAGTTATACGCAAATGATAAATGTGTCGGATAATGTTGAAGAGTAGTTCACTTGCTTGTATTGTTTTATATCGTGTCCTATGTCTGTGTCCCCTTTTGTGTCCTGTATCCCTTTTTGTGTCCTTGCATGTAATGACCTTTCACGAGGTAAATGGTTTGGagatttttgtttcttgttgaCTTCTTTAATGAAATACATTCTACTTTATTCTTTTTGATTAATGGAAATGGACATAGACATGTTAGAATGTCAAATTGGTTGTCTGTATTCTTGTTGCTCCGGTTTTATGTTGAGAtcatgatattattattattatagaaTATGAGATTGATAGTTTGGACCACTTCTATTCGACATTATCATGCTACTGtatttggttcttgaaaaatttcAGCATGGTCTCCCCTATTTTTTGGTCCTAGCCCGACATCTTGCGTCTCAGTCGGTACATTAATAACAACAATAGAAACAACATGAAGTTATGCACAAGCCCACGCCGGGCATTTCTCATTCTAAATCACCATTCACAAGTCACATTCATAGCCAAAACCTATTGCCAAATTATCATTTCACTACGAAAACCATAATACAATAAATTTAAAACCCACGCCGGGCCATTCTCATCAAAATAACAATTACATACGAAGTTAGGTTTCGCAATATTACAAGTTGATATTACAAAACTTAGTACATATTGATATTccaaactacaacaaattgATCATTTTCCTTGGCCTTTGATTCACTTGAATGGCTTCAATCTCTTTCACTGTCTTTTCGAGTCTCCACTAGTCTTTACAAAGCTATTGGTCCCATAGCTAACTTTCGC
This DNA window, taken from Rhododendron vialii isolate Sample 1 chromosome 8a, ASM3025357v1, encodes the following:
- the LOC131298747 gene encoding protein FAR-RED IMPAIRED RESPONSE 1-like; its protein translation is MNRVQEKARYLRSNRVLDEHVKRKLELNDKVGINLNQTYTSLQIEAGGPGKLPYIQKDCRNHVDKVRRSLLVEGDAQVMHNYFMKMKADNSDFFFAMDLDDEGVNHHGQSILLGCALISHEDMESFSWLFKTWKICMWDCAPKAIITDQCMAMKNAIEDIFPNTQHQWYIWHIMKKIPEKLNGCNAYENISWCMRRAVYASLTIKQFEDAWDVFIKKYELQSNTWLEGLNLERKRWVPAYLNDVFWAGMSSTQRSENINAYFDGYVHSKTTLKQFVGQYENALGNKPAKVDDIGSEHEINEWVTYGKGEEKKRIQVAFTVNFNAETNETHCNYRLFESRGMVCKHQLFMWHQKGIERVPDKYVLRRLCKNVKMVHTKVRICYDKSSTSIEARRHDNMCNIFNEVADLVEESQEKYDMVMKRVHELKRELMEASVVCESNVVSLGDDTGTRKSSFSLGDGVIPPKQSTNTLDPEGLRRKGRPLCKRKIGAVEKAVTKKRQTSKKPLSNEKSKEVEEIAVSHHIGTQESIVNVNPPKLHGTLIVAKHDTPSHATKYGTMRKHFPIFPNFVPHRNKFEPIYAFFSKFTKLIKWSSLDGSINYCG